Proteins encoded in a region of the Sceloporus undulatus isolate JIND9_A2432 ecotype Alabama chromosome 11, SceUnd_v1.1, whole genome shotgun sequence genome:
- the LOC121916773 gene encoding C-C motif chemokine 5-like: MKLSWAASLIGLLLLMASFSTDFAAPHGTNTSPCCSRNTIKPIPQNKVKDYFYTGGHCALPSVVFLLKSGKQACVDPRAKWIPKLIETLEKE, from the exons ATGAAGCTCTCCTGGGCTGCCAGCCTCATCGGCCTCCTGCTCCTCATGGCTTCCTTCTCTACAGATTTTGCTGCCCCCC ATGGCACCAACACATCGCCCTGTTGCTCTCGGAACACTATCAAGCCGATCCCGCAGAATAAAGTGAAGGACTATTTCTACACAGGCGGGCACTGTGCCTTGCCCTCCGTTGT GTTTCTGCTGAAGAGTGGCAAGCAGGCCTGTGTGGATCCCAGGGCCAAGTGGATCCCAAAGCTCATAGAGACCCTTGAGAAGGAGTGA